One segment of Montipora foliosa isolate CH-2021 unplaced genomic scaffold, ASM3666993v2 scaffold_485, whole genome shotgun sequence DNA contains the following:
- the LOC137990039 gene encoding uncharacterized protein, producing MVEIENLKCKRKILILSCYRPPNDASPTNASDENDVEDFYEVLESLTRRIPKHNMLIVGGDFNAHLGQQDGFKNSYHQQTNRNGSKMKDYLQANDLISLNTTLSKRVGQLWTHEGPNGNGARLDYLLINRKWRNSTKNCRAFNSFVSVSSDHRIVAAQICLTLRANKKKSNSITCYDWSVLKNDANVAASFVTTVNNRFAILQDSIQTISANNTYKSFETACREAADAIIPQKTKVKTRKPWENEEFHQKRQLLHQAQQMKESLPSPENIRLFNEARLSLKEAYRDEQKIYLESKISQIRNSVTNKRSAEAWKTVKEITGRKSSNSSKLKAPSQEERIQLWKNHFKDLLGKPPQVSNELINPIVQEELHIKKGDFSMDELMKALKSTQNHKACGLDEIPAEEHVANEFSKNIKNQLYNLQYGSQSGRSCVAQLLLVYQEIGKHLDAGLDIDLMLLDFAKAFDSLLDTKFDQKFAAFKRDLDEKEAATQSQLKKLKTETKASSSFNFKGNKVQYEFNSSLLDVIDGVVITSHEETFPQLIQSSKE from the exons ATGGTAGAAATAGAAAACCTGAAATGCAAGAGAAAAATTCTTATCTTGTCCTGCTATCGCCCACCGAATGACGCAAG TCCAACAAACGCCAGTGACGAAAACGATGTTGAAGATTTTTATGAAGTTCTAGAATCGCTCACAAGAAGAATTCCGAAGCACAACATGCTAATTGTCGGGGGTGATTTCAACGCCCATCTCGGCCAACAGGATGGCTTCAAAAACTCGTACCACCAACAGACAAACCGAAATGGCTCAAAAATGAAAGATTATTTGCAGGCAAACGATCTTATAAGCTTAAACACAACACTCTCGAAAAGAGTTGGTCAACTTTGGACCCACGAAGGCCCAAATGGAAATGGAGCACGGCTGGACTACCTTTTAATCAATCGTAAATGGAGAAACAGTACCAAGAACTGCCGAGCATTCAACTCGTTTGTTTCAGTCTCTTCCGATCATCGTATCGTAGCTGCTCAAATTTGCCTGACTTTACGGGCAAATaagaagaagtcaaattcaATCACATGCTATGACTGGTCTGTTCTTAAAAACGATGCCAACGTTGCTGCGTCGTTTGTAACAACAGTCAACAATAGATTTGCTATCTTGCAAGACTCAATCCAAACTATTTCTGCTAACAACACTTATAAAAGCTTTGAAACAGCCTGTAGGGAAGCTGCTGATGCTATCATTCCACAAAAAACCAAGGTAAAGACAAGAAAGCCGTGGGAAAATGAAGAATTTCATCAAAAACGTCAACTCCTGCATCAAGCACAGCAAATGAAAGAATCTTTACCTTCACCTGAAAATATACGTCTTTTCAATGAAGCACGACTCTCCCTCAAAGAAGCCTACAGAGACGAACAGAAAATCTACCTAGAAAGTAAAATTTCTCAGATCAGAAACTCGGTAACCAATAAACGTTCAGCGGAAGCTTGGAAGACAGTAAAAGAAATCACAGGGAGAAAATCTAGCAATTCCTCAAAACTAAAAGCACCTAGTCAAGAAGAAAGAATACAACTGTGGAAAAACCATTTCAAGGACCTCCTTGGAAAACCTCCTCAAGTATCCAATGAGTTAATCAACCCGATAGTTCAGGAGGAGCTCCATATCAAGAAAGGAGACTTTTCCATGGATGAACTCATGAAAGCCTTAAAAAGCACACAAAACCATAAAGCTTGCGGTCTGGATGAAATCCCAGCCGAG GAACATGTTGCCAATGAATTTTCCAAAAATATTAAGAATCAACTCTACAACCTTCAGTATGGTTCCCAAAGCGGCAGATCATGTGTGGCCCAACTTCTCCTGGTGTACCAAGAAATTGGTAAACATTTGGATGCTGGATTAGATATCGATTTGATGTTATTGGATTTTGCTAAAGCATTCGACTCG CTTTTGGACACCAAATTTGACCAGAAGTTCGCCGCATTCAAACGTGATTTAGATGAGAAAGAAGCTGCTACGCAGTCCCAACTGAAGAAGCTGAAAACAGAAACCAAGGCTTCGagttcttttaatttcaaaggaaacaaagtgCAATACGAGTTCAACAGCTCTCTCTTGGACGTTATAGACGGGGTTGTGATAACATCTCATGAGGAAACCTTTCCGCAGCTAATTCAGAGCTCGAAAGAGTGA
- the LOC137990041 gene encoding uncharacterized protein, which produces MIEAKTASPLESAVHSIAWFHLLGGEPSPSDHPLVKSTLAGAQRLLAHKANKKEPITVFQLEQLVESKADSMASLYSIRSVVICLLAFAAFLRFDELARLVRSDVKIENDMLKLFIQSNKTDQYRDGAWVLVASSRKATCPVAMMNRYLDRAGLSCDISLFCQLSKTKCGYKPRSKGLSYSRLRELVLEAFKDIVPDISAIGTHSLRSGGATAAANAGVPDRLFKRHGRWASKSAKDGYVQDSLSSRLSVSKALGI; this is translated from the coding sequence ATGATTGAGGCGAAAACAGCATCTCCGTTGGAGTCAGCAGTTCACAGCATTGCCTGGTTTCACCTGCTGGGTGGCGAGCCGTCTCCTTCTGATCATCCGTTGGTAAAGAGTACTCTTGCTGGTGCGCAGCGTTTGCTGGCCCATAAAGCTAACAAGAAGGAGCCTATCACAGTCTTTCAGTTAGAGCAGTTAGTTGAATCCAAGGCGGACTCAATGGCCTCTTTGTATAGCATTCGTTCGGTTGTTATTTGCTTGCTAGCTTTTGCTGCTTTTCTCCGATTTGATGAGCTTGCTAGGCTTGTTCGATCCGATGTTAAGATCGAAAATGACATGTTGAAGTTATTTATTCAATCCAATAAAACTGATCAGTATAGGGATGGAGCGTGGGTTCTTGTAGCTTCTTCTAGGAAAGCAACTTGTCCGGTTGCTATGATGAATCGTTACTTGGATAGAGCTGGGCTTTCTTGCGATATCTCTTTGTTTTGTCAACTTTCTAAAACTAAATGTGGTTATAAGCCTAGATCTAAAGGTTTAAGCTATTCTAGGTTAAGAGAGTTAGTGCTGGAGGCCTTTAAAGATATTGTTCCTGATATTTCTGCCATTGGCACGCATAGCCTTAGGAGTGGCGGGGCCACTGCTGCCGCGAATGCTGGTGTACCAGATCGACTTTTTAAGCGTCATGGCCGTTGGGCTAGTAAATCGGCTAAGGACGGATATGTGCAAGATTCGTTATCTTCTCGTTTGTCGGTTTCTAAGGCTTTAGGTATTTAG